A stretch of the Rhizomicrobium sp. genome encodes the following:
- a CDS encoding M50 family metallopeptidase, whose product MQFIQQFFSGAVYTIPAMLFLITVVVFFHELGHFSVARLFGVRVETFSIGFGRAIAKWTDKKGTLWKIGWIPLGGYVKFYGDADGASTPDRQGIARMSAADRAVSFPFKPLWQRALIVFAGPATNLVLAVLILTGLFMFVGVASQAPSYIGSVQPHSAADTAGIRAGDRIVAIDGVRVDDYRKLSEIVSLSAGQRLPIVLDRGGKSLTVYATPRETVTEDGFGGKLKIGRLGITSDKYKGSFARLGPIDAFGAALDEIHDTIATTWRALTHSSNGLQQISGPIGTTVIAGKVAALSLVLLVHLAALLSVSVGLVNLFPIPLLDGGHLLYYAFEGVLGRPLGERAQDVGFRLGLAVVLGIFILATWNDLVRLNLF is encoded by the coding sequence ATGCAATTCATCCAGCAGTTCTTCAGCGGCGCGGTCTACACCATCCCCGCCATGCTCTTCCTCATCACCGTCGTGGTGTTCTTCCACGAGCTCGGCCACTTCTCCGTCGCGCGCCTGTTCGGCGTGCGCGTCGAGACCTTCTCCATCGGCTTCGGCCGCGCCATCGCGAAGTGGACGGACAAGAAGGGCACGCTCTGGAAGATCGGCTGGATCCCGCTCGGCGGCTATGTGAAGTTCTACGGCGACGCCGATGGCGCCTCGACGCCGGACCGCCAAGGCATCGCCCGGATGAGCGCGGCAGACCGCGCCGTCTCGTTCCCTTTCAAGCCGCTTTGGCAGCGCGCGCTGATCGTCTTCGCGGGACCCGCGACCAACCTCGTCCTCGCCGTGCTGATCCTCACCGGCCTCTTCATGTTCGTCGGCGTCGCCAGCCAGGCGCCGTCCTATATCGGCTCCGTCCAGCCGCACAGCGCCGCCGACACGGCCGGCATCCGGGCCGGCGACCGCATCGTCGCGATCGACGGCGTGCGGGTCGACGATTACCGCAAGCTGTCCGAGATCGTGTCCCTGAGCGCCGGCCAGCGCCTGCCCATCGTGCTCGACCGGGGCGGCAAGTCCCTGACCGTCTATGCCACCCCGCGCGAGACGGTCACGGAGGACGGTTTTGGCGGCAAGCTGAAGATCGGCCGGCTGGGAATCACGTCCGACAAGTACAAGGGCAGCTTCGCCCGGCTGGGTCCGATCGATGCCTTCGGTGCGGCCCTGGATGAAATCCACGACACGATCGCCACGACCTGGCGGGCCCTGACCCACAGCTCGAACGGCCTGCAGCAGATTTCCGGCCCCATCGGGACCACCGTTATCGCGGGAAAAGTGGCCGCGCTGAGCCTCGTCCTGCTCGTCCATCTCGCTGCCCTCCTTTCGGTAAGCGTCGGCTTGGTAAACCTTTTTCCAATTCCACTGCTCGACGGGGGCCATCTTCTGTACTATGCATTCGAAGGAGTGCTGGGACGGCCGCTCGGAGAGCGGGCCCAGGACGTCGGATTCAGGCTTGGGCTGGCTGTTGTGCTGGGGATCTTCATCCTGGCGACTTGGAATGACCTCGTTCGCTTGAATCTTTTCTGA
- the bamA gene encoding outer membrane protein assembly factor BamA, translated as MSHITLFARVLRAATALSLVLATSAPVYAKAPAAPAAPPAPPAAPAEVPHAIQHIIVNGTQRIEPSTVLSYISLREGDVYNDQTTDVALKTLYQTGLFADVKVRFDGATMTINVVENPIINQIDFEGNSKVTQKDLEKEVQLKPRTVFTRSKVQADVQRIIELYRRNGKFAASVDPQIIQRPQNRVDLIFSISEGPSTGVARINFIGNHVFDDDTLKSQVATEESNWYKFLSSNDNYDPDRLTFDREMLRRYYVSRGYADFHVVTAVAELTSDRRSFYITFTLDEGDKYKFGKVEIQSAIKELTPGDLRPLVKIASGDVYNADLIQKAIDALTNAAGTKGYAFAEVHPRIARDRDHRTIDVILKIDQGPRVYIEKINIVGNNRTLDKVIRREFRLVEGDAFNRVLVDRSRTRIRALGFFKDVSVKNAPGSQPDRTNLTVTVAEQSTGSISLGAGYSSTSSFVGEFSYTEQNLFGRGQYLRASVQLSTISKQYQFSFTEPYFLDRPLAAGFDLYKVVTDYEQADYEGDTTAAGIRFGFPTSEYGSVGLRYTYKIDKITAFASAPLEVQLAAAAGQTRTSLIGYSFVYNTLDDPIKPTKGSVFSFSQEFAGLGGSLKYMRTQGSLAYYHPIFSDDLVGSLNLQTGYITGYDGQLIPIQERFFKGGDSFRGFAQAGVGPRDTLVSGDNGAVGGNFFFIGSAQLKLPSFLPESYGVQTALFTDFGTVGHLDSLPDNNCIPDPTSHTITSCIRDNLAIRASAGVAVAWKSPFGPITIDLGLPFIKTSYDRSQIIYFSAGTGL; from the coding sequence ATGAGCCACATCACCCTGTTCGCCCGAGTTTTGCGTGCGGCTACGGCCCTGTCTCTCGTCCTGGCGACGTCGGCACCCGTCTATGCCAAGGCTCCGGCCGCTCCCGCGGCGCCGCCTGCACCGCCGGCCGCGCCGGCCGAAGTGCCGCATGCCATCCAGCACATCATCGTCAACGGCACGCAGCGCATCGAGCCTTCGACCGTCCTGTCCTACATCTCGCTGCGCGAGGGCGACGTCTACAACGACCAGACCACCGACGTCGCGCTGAAGACGCTCTACCAGACCGGGCTCTTCGCCGACGTGAAGGTGCGCTTCGACGGCGCCACCATGACGATCAACGTCGTCGAGAATCCGATCATCAACCAGATCGACTTCGAGGGTAACAGCAAGGTCACCCAGAAGGACCTCGAGAAGGAGGTCCAGCTCAAGCCGCGCACGGTGTTCACCCGCTCGAAGGTCCAGGCCGACGTCCAGCGCATCATCGAGCTCTATCGCCGCAACGGCAAATTCGCCGCCTCGGTCGATCCCCAGATCATCCAGCGCCCGCAGAACCGCGTCGACCTGATCTTCTCGATCAGCGAGGGTCCGTCGACCGGCGTCGCGCGCATCAACTTCATCGGCAACCACGTCTTCGACGACGACACGCTGAAGTCCCAGGTCGCGACCGAAGAGAGCAACTGGTACAAATTCCTCTCGAGCAACGACAACTACGATCCGGACCGGCTGACCTTCGACCGCGAAATGCTGCGGCGCTACTACGTCAGCCGCGGCTATGCCGACTTCCATGTCGTCACCGCCGTCGCCGAGCTGACCTCCGACCGCCGCTCGTTCTACATCACCTTCACGCTGGACGAGGGCGACAAGTACAAGTTCGGCAAGGTCGAGATCCAGTCCGCGATCAAGGAGCTGACGCCCGGCGACCTGCGCCCGCTGGTCAAGATCGCCTCGGGCGACGTCTACAACGCCGACCTGATCCAGAAGGCGATCGACGCGCTCACCAACGCCGCCGGCACCAAGGGCTATGCCTTCGCCGAGGTCCATCCGCGTATCGCCCGCGACCGCGACCATCGCACCATCGACGTGATCCTGAAGATCGATCAGGGCCCGCGCGTCTACATCGAGAAGATCAACATCGTCGGCAACAACCGGACGCTCGACAAGGTCATCCGCCGCGAATTCCGCCTCGTCGAGGGCGACGCCTTCAACCGCGTGCTGGTCGACCGCTCGCGTACCCGCATCCGCGCCCTGGGCTTCTTCAAGGACGTCTCGGTCAAGAACGCGCCGGGCAGCCAGCCCGACCGCACCAACCTCACCGTCACGGTGGCGGAGCAGTCGACCGGCTCGATCTCGCTCGGCGCCGGCTATTCGTCGACCAGCTCCTTCGTCGGCGAGTTCAGCTATACCGAGCAGAACCTGTTCGGCCGCGGCCAGTATCTGCGCGCCTCGGTGCAGCTCTCGACGATCTCCAAGCAGTACCAGTTCAGCTTCACCGAGCCTTACTTCCTCGACCGCCCGCTCGCCGCCGGCTTCGACCTCTACAAGGTGGTGACGGACTACGAACAGGCCGACTACGAGGGCGACACCACCGCCGCCGGCATCCGCTTCGGCTTCCCGACCTCCGAATACGGCTCGGTCGGGCTGCGCTACACCTACAAGATCGACAAGATCACCGCCTTCGCCTCGGCGCCGCTCGAAGTGCAGTTGGCCGCCGCGGCGGGCCAGACCCGCACCTCGCTGATCGGCTACAGCTTCGTCTACAACACCCTCGACGATCCCATTAAGCCGACCAAAGGCAGCGTGTTCTCCTTCAGCCAGGAATTCGCCGGCCTCGGCGGTTCGCTGAAATACATGCGCACCCAGGGCTCGCTCGCGTATTATCATCCGATCTTCAGCGACGACCTGGTCGGCTCGCTCAACCTGCAGACGGGCTACATCACCGGCTATGACGGCCAGCTCATCCCGATCCAGGAGCGCTTCTTCAAGGGCGGCGACAGCTTCCGCGGCTTCGCCCAGGCCGGCGTCGGGCCGCGCGACACGCTGGTTTCCGGCGACAATGGCGCGGTGGGCGGAAACTTCTTCTTCATCGGCAGCGCGCAGCTGAAGCTGCCGTCCTTCCTGCCGGAAAGCTACGGCGTCCAGACCGCGCTGTTCACCGATTTCGGCACGGTCGGCCATCTCGACTCGCTGCCCGACAACAACTGCATCCCGGACCCCACCTCGCACACGATCACGAGCTGCATCCGGGACAATCTCGCCATACGCGCTTCGGCCGGCGTCGCGGTGGCCTGGAAGTCGCCCTTCGGTCCGATCACGATCGACCTCGGCCTTCCTTTCATCAAGACGAGCTACGACAGAAGCCAGATCATCTACTTCAGTGCAGGAACGGGACTATAA
- a CDS encoding phosphatidate cytidylyltransferase: MTRPIFGIALIAAVVAAIFGGPLYIALFAALAGVAAAREWHRMVGERVYGPAFILTSLTIIAALAVQLFWHSAAGWAVLAVGAVIVTLYAAFSGHFAAWHGLGPLYLGIAPLALLFLRGLPEGPWIIIGMFLAVWATDTGALILGNLIGGPRLWPALSPNKTWSGTLGAVAAAAVVEAVYVAILGGHPVPAAVLGAAVAIVSHAGDLFESWVKRVFQRKDSGAMIPGHGGVLDRIDSTLFAVPFLALGVLAGLNPMFGAHP; encoded by the coding sequence GTGACGCGCCCGATCTTCGGCATTGCGCTGATCGCCGCCGTGGTCGCCGCGATCTTCGGCGGTCCGCTCTATATCGCCTTGTTCGCCGCGCTCGCCGGCGTCGCGGCGGCGCGCGAATGGCATCGCATGGTCGGCGAGCGCGTCTACGGGCCGGCCTTCATCCTGACCTCGCTGACCATCATCGCCGCGCTGGCGGTGCAGCTGTTCTGGCACAGCGCGGCCGGCTGGGCCGTCCTGGCGGTGGGCGCCGTGATCGTGACGCTCTATGCCGCATTCAGCGGCCATTTCGCCGCCTGGCACGGTCTGGGACCGCTCTATCTCGGCATCGCGCCGCTCGCGCTGCTCTTCCTGCGCGGCCTTCCCGAAGGCCCCTGGATCATCATCGGCATGTTCCTCGCGGTCTGGGCGACCGACACCGGGGCGTTGATCCTGGGCAATCTCATCGGCGGGCCGCGGCTATGGCCCGCGCTCTCGCCGAACAAGACCTGGTCGGGCACGCTGGGCGCGGTGGCGGCCGCGGCTGTCGTCGAAGCGGTCTATGTCGCGATCCTCGGCGGCCATCCGGTGCCCGCCGCCGTCCTCGGTGCCGCCGTCGCGATCGTCTCCCATGCCGGCGATCTCTTCGAATCCTGGGTCAAGCGCGTCTTCCAGCGCAAGGATTCCGGTGCGATGATCCCGGGCCATGGCGGTGTGCTGGACCGCATCGACTCGACCCTCTTCGCCGTCCCGTTTCTCGCGCTTGGCGTCTTGGCCGGGCTCAACCCGATGTTTGGAGCGCACCCGTGA
- the fabZ gene encoding 3-hydroxyacyl-ACP dehydratase FabZ: MGEQGQSGLVLGVEQIKSLLPHRNPFLFIERLSDIVPFESAIGHKAVSFNEPHFAGHFPEFAVMPGVLIVEALAQTAGALVVHSMALKTTPNVFFMGIDKARFRRPVVPGDNLALHVKALQRRGPVWKFEGKAYVGDTLACDGEFSAMIRTGDAG, encoded by the coding sequence ATGGGTGAGCAAGGTCAAAGCGGATTGGTCCTCGGCGTGGAGCAGATCAAGAGTCTGCTGCCCCATCGCAATCCGTTCCTTTTCATCGAGCGGTTGAGCGACATCGTCCCATTCGAAAGCGCCATCGGCCACAAGGCGGTGAGCTTCAACGAGCCGCATTTCGCCGGCCACTTCCCCGAATTCGCCGTGATGCCCGGCGTCCTGATCGTCGAGGCGCTGGCCCAGACCGCCGGCGCGCTGGTGGTCCATTCCATGGCGCTCAAGACGACGCCCAACGTCTTCTTCATGGGCATCGACAAGGCGCGCTTCCGCCGCCCGGTCGTCCCCGGCGACAACCTGGCCCTGCACGTCAAGGCGCTGCAGCGGCGCGGCCCGGTGTGGAAGTTCGAAGGCAAGGCCTATGTCGGCGACACGCTCGCCTGCGACGGCGAGTTCAGCGCGATGATCCGCACCGGCGACGCAGGCTGA
- a CDS encoding OmpH family outer membrane protein, which translates to MKLSRLARAAAAALLFAGLAPAALAAPPGPPQPPLPQPKILIIDRAEVLRRSSAGTSIMTQVQQLARNAENNLKGRGAALQKEGEALRQQIAILSPAVKAAKVKAFETKQAALQQDVQKQQALIQGGLYVARETVLKALGPILQKIVIERGANLLLDRSLIIVSSNAFDVTAVAVQRLNQVLPNVVVKPTMPPNQGPPQQ; encoded by the coding sequence ATGAAGCTTTCGCGCCTCGCCCGCGCCGCCGCCGCGGCGCTTCTCTTCGCAGGCCTCGCGCCGGCCGCGCTCGCGGCTCCGCCCGGTCCGCCGCAGCCGCCGCTGCCGCAGCCCAAGATCCTGATCATCGACCGGGCCGAGGTGCTGCGCCGCTCCTCCGCCGGCACCAGCATCATGACCCAGGTCCAGCAGCTCGCGCGCAACGCCGAGAACAACCTCAAGGGCCGCGGCGCGGCGCTCCAGAAGGAAGGCGAGGCGCTGCGCCAGCAGATCGCCATCCTCTCGCCGGCCGTGAAGGCCGCGAAGGTCAAGGCGTTCGAGACCAAGCAGGCGGCGCTGCAGCAGGACGTGCAGAAGCAGCAGGCCCTGATCCAGGGCGGCCTCTATGTCGCGCGCGAGACGGTGCTCAAGGCGCTCGGCCCGATCCTGCAGAAGATCGTGATCGAGCGCGGCGCGAACCTGCTGCTCGACCGCAGCCTGATCATCGTCTCGTCGAACGCCTTCGACGTCACGGCTGTCGCGGTCCAGCGGCTGAACCAGGTGCTGCCCAACGTCGTCGTCAAGCCGACGATGCCCCCGAACCAGGGTCCGCCCCAGCAATAA
- a CDS encoding isoprenyl transferase, with protein MALGAQTPPTVLPRHVAIIMDRNGRWAKKRFLPREAGHVAGVGAVREVVRAATDINLQYLTLFAFSSENWKRPRTEVNALMGLFRGYFRSDLDELHARGVRVRIIGSRERVANDIRTMIEEAEHRTVGNTGLNLTFAFDYGGQEEIANAARELARAAKEGRLDPETITTELFASRLFTGGLPEPDLLIRTGGERRLSNFLLWQSCYAELLFLDTFWPDFGRKDLLEALENFAQRERQFGGLSEAVA; from the coding sequence ATGGCGCTTGGGGCCCAGACGCCGCCGACAGTTCTCCCCCGTCACGTCGCGATCATCATGGACCGCAACGGCCGCTGGGCGAAGAAGCGCTTCCTGCCGCGCGAGGCGGGCCATGTCGCGGGCGTCGGCGCGGTGCGGGAGGTCGTCCGGGCCGCCACCGACATCAACCTGCAATATCTCACGCTGTTCGCCTTCTCCTCGGAGAACTGGAAGCGTCCGCGCACGGAAGTGAACGCCCTGATGGGCCTGTTCCGCGGCTATTTCCGCAGCGATCTCGACGAGCTCCATGCCCGCGGCGTCCGCGTCCGGATCATCGGCAGCCGCGAGCGCGTCGCGAACGACATCCGCACCATGATCGAGGAGGCGGAGCACCGCACCGTCGGCAATACCGGCCTCAACCTCACCTTCGCCTTCGACTATGGCGGGCAGGAGGAGATCGCCAACGCCGCCCGGGAGCTGGCGCGCGCCGCCAAGGAAGGCCGCCTCGATCCCGAGACCATCACGACCGAGCTGTTCGCCAGCCGCCTCTTCACCGGCGGCTTGCCCGAGCCGGACCTGCTGATCCGCACCGGCGGCGAGCGGCGCCTGTCCAACTTCCTGCTCTGGCAGTCCTGCTATGCGGAGCTGCTGTTCCTCGACACGTTCTGGCCGGACTTCGGCCGCAAGGACCTGCTCGAAGCGCTGGAGAATTTCGCGCAGCGCGAGCGCCAGTTCGGCGGCCTCTCGGAAGCCGTCGCGTGA
- a CDS encoding 1-deoxy-D-xylulose-5-phosphate reductoisomerase, translated as MAASRPAFEIESLEPVLARSVTVLGSTGSIGVSTLDVVAHARKVYGAEVMPVEAITAQGRVDELIAQARAIGPKIAVIGDEALYGRLKDGLAGTGIQAAAGRKAVIEAAARPSSTVMVAIMGAAALEPALAAVARSATVALANKECIVAAGGVFYKALANSNASVIPVDSEHNAVFQVLNGEGAREVEKVTLTASGGPFRDWTLDQMAVCTVEQAVAHPNWSMGAKISVDSATLMNKGLELIEAHFLFALPPEKLDVVVHPQSIVHCLVSYEDGSTLAHLSAPDMRTPIAHALAWPRRIASPSRRLDLAAVGTLTFRKPDHDRFRCLGLAMDAMRAGGLAPTILNAANEIAVDAFLNRRIGFLDIPRVVETTLNESAEGNSSADTLDGVLAADARARELAGDICRRVVN; from the coding sequence ATGGCCGCCTCGCGACCCGCCTTTGAGATCGAGTCGCTCGAGCCCGTGCTCGCGCGCTCGGTGACCGTGCTCGGCTCGACCGGTTCCATCGGCGTCTCGACGCTGGATGTCGTGGCGCATGCCCGCAAGGTCTACGGCGCCGAGGTTATGCCGGTGGAGGCGATCACCGCGCAGGGCAGGGTGGATGAGCTCATCGCCCAGGCCCGCGCCATCGGGCCCAAGATCGCGGTCATCGGCGACGAGGCGCTCTACGGCCGGTTGAAAGACGGTCTCGCGGGCACCGGCATCCAGGCGGCCGCGGGCCGCAAGGCGGTGATCGAGGCCGCGGCCCGTCCGTCCTCCACCGTGATGGTCGCGATCATGGGCGCTGCGGCGCTCGAGCCCGCCTTGGCCGCCGTGGCGCGCAGCGCCACCGTCGCGCTGGCCAACAAGGAATGCATCGTCGCCGCCGGCGGCGTCTTCTACAAGGCGCTGGCGAATTCCAACGCCTCGGTCATCCCGGTCGACTCCGAGCACAACGCGGTCTTCCAGGTGCTCAACGGCGAGGGCGCCCGCGAGGTCGAGAAGGTCACGCTTACCGCTTCGGGCGGCCCGTTCCGCGACTGGACGCTGGACCAGATGGCGGTCTGCACCGTGGAGCAGGCGGTGGCGCATCCCAACTGGTCGATGGGCGCCAAGATCTCGGTCGACAGCGCCACGCTGATGAACAAGGGGCTCGAGCTGATCGAGGCGCATTTCCTCTTCGCGCTGCCGCCGGAGAAGCTCGACGTCGTCGTCCATCCCCAATCCATCGTGCATTGCCTCGTCTCCTATGAGGACGGCTCGACGCTCGCGCATCTCTCGGCGCCCGACATGCGCACGCCCATCGCGCACGCGCTGGCCTGGCCGCGCCGCATCGCCTCGCCCTCGCGTCGCCTCGATCTCGCCGCCGTCGGCACGCTGACCTTCCGCAAGCCCGATCACGACCGCTTCCGCTGTCTCGGCCTTGCGATGGACGCGATGCGGGCCGGCGGCCTGGCGCCGACCATCCTCAACGCCGCGAACGAGATCGCGGTGGACGCCTTCCTCAACCGCCGCATCGGCTTCCTCGACATCCCCCGCGTGGTCGAGACGACGCTGAACGAAAGCGCGGAAGGCAATTCCTCTGCCGACACGCTGGACGGCGTGCTGGCGGCCGATGCGCGGGCACGCGAACTGGCGGGCGACATCTGTCGCCGCGTCGTGAACTGA
- the lpxD gene encoding UDP-3-O-(3-hydroxymyristoyl)glucosamine N-acyltransferase, with translation MADPRFYDNRGPFALTELCKAADAALPAHADGQVEVHDLASLAGAGPDHLTFFSGTGPGGDLAQTAAGFCFVPAKSTRPLPTRAGMTAIPVASVQHAFAAAARLFYPDSSLVAWAQQTPVDPSATIGAHVVLGPGVVIGPGAEIGDGTRIGPNSVIGRGVAVGRNCEIGSNCTIANAYIGDGVLILPGAQIGQPGFGFASGPTGHIKIPQIGRVIVQDRVEIGACTTIDRGALGDTVIGEGTKLDNLIQIGHNTHLGRHNIVVAQAGVAGSCEFGDFVILGPQTGIADHVKIGSGARIAARSASQPGIEYPGGQDYGGAPLRPVREWIREMHALTKLAKKSKPDSHG, from the coding sequence ATGGCCGATCCACGCTTCTATGACAATCGCGGGCCGTTCGCGCTCACCGAGCTTTGCAAGGCGGCCGACGCCGCGCTGCCGGCCCATGCGGACGGCCAGGTGGAGGTCCACGATCTCGCCAGCCTCGCCGGCGCGGGCCCGGACCATCTGACGTTCTTCTCCGGCACCGGCCCGGGCGGCGATCTGGCGCAGACCGCTGCCGGCTTCTGCTTCGTGCCGGCCAAGAGCACCCGGCCGCTTCCGACCCGCGCCGGGATGACCGCCATCCCCGTCGCCTCGGTGCAGCATGCGTTCGCCGCCGCGGCGCGGCTCTTCTATCCGGACTCCAGCCTCGTCGCCTGGGCGCAGCAGACCCCGGTCGACCCCTCCGCCACGATCGGCGCGCACGTCGTGCTCGGGCCCGGCGTGGTGATCGGTCCCGGCGCCGAGATCGGCGACGGCACCCGCATCGGTCCCAACAGCGTGATCGGCCGCGGCGTCGCGGTGGGCCGCAATTGCGAGATCGGCAGCAACTGCACGATCGCCAACGCCTATATCGGCGACGGCGTGCTCATCCTGCCGGGTGCCCAGATCGGCCAGCCCGGCTTCGGTTTCGCCTCCGGCCCCACCGGTCACATCAAGATCCCGCAGATCGGCCGCGTCATCGTGCAGGACCGGGTCGAGATCGGCGCCTGCACCACCATCGACCGCGGCGCGCTCGGCGACACGGTGATCGGCGAGGGAACCAAGCTCGATAACCTGATCCAGATCGGCCACAACACCCATCTGGGGCGTCACAATATCGTCGTCGCGCAGGCGGGCGTCGCGGGAAGCTGCGAGTTCGGCGACTTCGTGATCCTCGGGCCGCAGACCGGCATCGCCGACCACGTCAAGATCGGCTCCGGCGCCCGAATCGCCGCCCGCTCGGCCTCGCAGCCGGGCATCGAATATCCCGGCGGGCAGGATTATGGCGGCGCGCCGCTCCGCCCCGTCCGCGAATGGATTCGCGAAATGCACGCATTGACGAAACTCGCAAAGAAGTCGAAACCTGACAGCCATGGGTGA
- the frr gene encoding ribosome recycling factor: protein MAESYNKSELDRRMIGAIEALKKEFSGLRTGRASPALLDPVRVEAYGNLVPVNQVGNISTPEPRMITVQVWDKALAKAVDKAIRDANLGLNPQMDGQLLRIPLPELNQERRKELAKLASKYAETARIAVRNVRRDGMDLLKRLEKDHKIGQDEHHKHGDELQKITDAHIKDIDSALHAKEQEIMQV from the coding sequence ATGGCTGAAAGCTACAACAAATCCGAGCTCGACCGCCGCATGATCGGCGCCATCGAGGCCCTCAAGAAGGAGTTCTCCGGCCTGCGCACCGGCCGCGCCAGCCCGGCGCTGCTCGATCCCGTCCGGGTCGAGGCCTATGGCAACCTGGTCCCGGTCAACCAGGTCGGGAACATCTCGACCCCCGAGCCGCGGATGATCACGGTCCAGGTCTGGGACAAGGCGCTCGCCAAGGCGGTCGACAAGGCGATCCGCGACGCCAATCTGGGCCTCAATCCGCAGATGGACGGCCAGCTTCTGCGCATTCCGCTACCGGAGCTTAACCAGGAACGGCGTAAGGAACTCGCCAAGCTGGCCTCGAAATACGCCGAGACCGCCCGCATCGCGGTCCGCAACGTGCGGCGCGACGGCATGGACCTTCTGAAACGCCTCGAAAAAGACCACAAGATCGGGCAGGACGAACATCACAAGCACGGTGACGAACTGCAGAAGATCACCGATGCTCACATTAAGGACATCGACTCCGCGCTCCACGCCAAGGAGCAGGAGATCATGCAGGTCTGA
- the tsf gene encoding translation elongation factor Ts, with translation MANVPPGMVKELRDKTGAGMMDCKTALIETNGDMEAAMDWLRKKGITKAAKKAGRAAAEGLIGVATGGHIGALVEVNSETDFVARNDEFKEFVKNAAKITLEEEGDLEKTLARPMGANSVQHTLTEMVAKIGENMSVRRTIMLRVDPGVVAAYVHNASSPELGKIGVLVALKSTADKDKLNALGKQIAMHIAAANPLALTPAHLDPALVAKEREIQTELARQSGKPENVIEKMLEGRMRKYYEETVLLQQVFVIDGETRVEKVLEKAGKELGAPVAIEGFVRFQVGEGIEKTESDFADEVAKMSGAKKDDDKAGA, from the coding sequence ATGGCCAATGTTCCCCCTGGCATGGTGAAGGAGCTGCGCGACAAGACCGGCGCGGGCATGATGGACTGCAAGACCGCGCTGATCGAGACCAATGGCGACATGGAAGCCGCCATGGACTGGCTGCGCAAGAAGGGCATCACCAAGGCCGCCAAGAAGGCCGGCCGCGCCGCGGCCGAGGGCCTGATCGGCGTCGCCACCGGCGGCCATATCGGCGCCCTGGTCGAGGTGAACTCCGAGACCGACTTCGTCGCGCGCAACGACGAGTTCAAGGAGTTCGTCAAGAATGCGGCGAAGATCACGCTCGAGGAAGAGGGCGATCTCGAGAAGACGCTGGCCCGCCCGATGGGCGCGAACAGCGTGCAGCACACGCTGACCGAGATGGTCGCCAAGATCGGCGAGAACATGAGCGTGCGCCGTACCATCATGCTGCGCGTCGATCCGGGCGTGGTGGCGGCTTACGTCCACAACGCCTCGTCGCCGGAGCTCGGCAAGATCGGCGTGCTGGTGGCGCTGAAGTCGACCGCCGACAAGGACAAGCTGAACGCGCTGGGCAAGCAGATCGCGATGCACATCGCGGCGGCCAACCCGCTGGCCCTGACGCCCGCGCATCTCGACCCGGCCCTCGTCGCCAAGGAGCGCGAGATCCAGACCGAGCTCGCGCGCCAGTCCGGCAAGCCGGAGAACGTCATCGAGAAGATGCTCGAAGGCCGCATGCGCAAATACTACGAGGAGACCGTCCTCCTGCAGCAGGTCTTCGTGATCGACGGCGAGACCCGCGTCGAGAAGGTGCTCGAGAAGGCCGGTAAGGAGCTCGGCGCGCCGGTGGCCATCGAGGGCTTCGTCCGCTTCCAGGTCGGCGAAGGCATCGAGAAGACCGAATCCGACTTCGCCGACGAAGTCGCGAAGATGAGCGGCGCCAAGAAAGACGACGACAAGGCCGGCGCCTGA
- the pyrH gene encoding UMP kinase, giving the protein MPSTPKYRRVLLKISGEALMGDQQYGIDVATVDRIAGDVEQAIAGGTQICMVIGGGNIFRGIAGAAKGIDRATADYMGMLATVMNALAMQAALERLDIPTRVQSAIPMSTVSEPYVRRRAIRHLEKGRVVIFAAGTGNPFFTTDTAAALRAAEMNCDAMMKATQVDGVYSADPKKVPDAVRYDFLSYHEVLSRDLQVMDASAISLSRENKIPIIVFSIHDRGSLALVLKGQGRATIIEDRT; this is encoded by the coding sequence ATGCCATCCACGCCGAAATACCGCCGGGTCCTGCTGAAGATCTCCGGCGAGGCGTTGATGGGCGACCAGCAATACGGCATCGACGTCGCCACCGTCGACCGCATCGCGGGCGACGTCGAGCAGGCGATCGCCGGCGGCACCCAGATCTGCATGGTGATCGGCGGCGGCAACATCTTCCGCGGCATCGCGGGCGCGGCCAAGGGCATCGACCGCGCGACGGCGGACTATATGGGCATGTTGGCGACCGTCATGAACGCGCTCGCCATGCAGGCCGCGCTGGAGCGCCTCGACATCCCGACCCGGGTCCAGTCCGCCATCCCCATGAGCACGGTCAGCGAGCCCTATGTCCGCCGCCGCGCCATCCGCCATCTCGAGAAGGGCCGGGTGGTGATCTTCGCCGCCGGCACCGGCAACCCGTTCTTCACGACGGACACCGCCGCCGCCCTCCGTGCCGCCGAGATGAACTGCGACGCGATGATGAAGGCGACGCAAGTGGACGGTGTCTACTCCGCCGATCCGAAAAAGGTCCCGGACGCTGTGCGTTACGATTTCCTGAGTTATCACGAGGTGTTAAGTCGCGATCTTCAGGTGATGGATGCATCCGCCATCAGCCTGAGCCGCGAAAATAAGATACCGATCATCGTATTCTCGATCCATGATCGCGGCTCGCTGGCCCTGGTGCTCAAGGGCCAGGGGCGCGCGACGATCATTGAAGACCGGACCTGA